A portion of the Bacteroidota bacterium genome contains these proteins:
- a CDS encoding CBS domain-containing protein: MLAKVLITDEIPPLKRSDLGVKALNWMEEFKVTHLPIVEGKEYLGLISDHEILDLNDIQSDIGHLGISLIRPFVYETQHIFEVLKTIADFRVSVLPVITENNQYLGVITYKQMIDYLTQLNAVQQPGGVVVLEINAHDYSLSQIAQIVEGNDAKVLSCFLWAHPNSTQIDVVLKINKEDLSAVVQTFHRYNYTVTATFHKSDFDEELKKRYELFMNYIKL; encoded by the coding sequence ATGCTAGCAAAAGTTTTAATAACAGATGAAATACCTCCTCTCAAAAGATCCGATTTGGGAGTGAAAGCTCTTAATTGGATGGAAGAGTTTAAGGTTACGCATTTGCCTATTGTAGAAGGGAAAGAATATTTAGGGTTAATTTCCGATCACGAAATTTTAGATTTGAACGATATTCAAAGCGATATCGGTCATTTAGGCATTTCGTTGATACGTCCTTTTGTGTACGAGACACAGCATATTTTCGAGGTATTAAAAACGATTGCAGACTTTAGAGTTTCTGTTTTGCCTGTAATTACAGAGAATAATCAGTATTTAGGGGTAATTACGTATAAGCAAATGATAGATTATTTAACGCAACTAAATGCTGTTCAGCAGCCTGGCGGGGTGGTAGTGTTGGAGATAAATGCACATGATTATAGCCTCTCGCAAATAGCACAGATAGTTGAAGGTAACGATGCCAAGGTGTTGTCGTGTTTTTTATGGGCACATCCCAATTCTACTCAAATAGATGTGGTGCTTAAAATAAATAAAGAAGATCTTTCTGCGGTAGTACAAACCTTTCACAGGTACAATTATACTGTTACCGCTACATTTCATAAAAGCGATTTTGATGAAGAACTTAAAAAGCGATACGAGCTATTTATGAATTATATTAAGTTGTAA
- a CDS encoding pyridoxine 5'-phosphate synthase — translation MATQLSVNINKIATLRNSRGGSTPNVVQVAQDCERFGAQGITIHPRPDERHIRYQDAHDLKPLLTTEFNIEGYPSKKFMDLVLALKPAQATLVPDPPNVLTSNAGWDTFKNESFLKEIISELKRSGIRTSIFIETDLNNIENAAKTGTDRIELYTEAYAKDYPVNKEKAVAPYVAAAKMAKRVHLGINAGHDLSLQNLEFFAKQIPDLLEVSIGHALISDALYFGLENTIQMYLRKLKAAH, via the coding sequence ATGGCAACTCAATTAAGTGTAAATATTAATAAAATAGCTACTCTCCGAAATTCGAGAGGGGGCTCAACTCCCAATGTAGTGCAAGTGGCCCAAGATTGCGAACGATTTGGTGCGCAAGGCATTACGATACATCCTCGTCCGGATGAGCGACATATTAGATATCAGGATGCACACGATTTAAAACCACTACTCACAACCGAATTTAACATTGAAGGATACCCATCTAAAAAATTTATGGATTTGGTATTGGCTTTAAAACCCGCTCAAGCCACATTAGTGCCAGACCCACCGAATGTGCTTACCTCCAATGCCGGATGGGATACGTTTAAAAACGAGTCTTTTTTGAAAGAAATAATTTCGGAGCTAAAACGCAGTGGAATACGCACTTCTATTTTTATAGAAACGGATTTAAATAATATTGAGAATGCCGCAAAAACAGGAACAGACCGTATAGAACTATATACTGAGGCGTATGCAAAAGACTATCCTGTAAATAAAGAGAAAGCTGTAGCTCCTTATGTTGCAGCAGCAAAGATGGCTAAACGCGTGCATTTGGGCATTAATGCCGGGCACGATTTAAGTTTGCAGAATTTAGAATTTTTCGCAAAACAAATTCCCGATTTATTGGAAGTGTCCATTGGTCATGCACTTATATCGGACGCATTGTATTTTGGGCTAGAAAATACAATACAGATGTATTTAAGAAAACTCAAAGCTGCTCACTAA
- a CDS encoding gliding motility-associated C-terminal domain-containing protein, giving the protein MQNTYTRLFFLFIIAFVFSLGSYSQSITTDSVNPVSCFGGATGSIYITPGGTPPFTYLWDNASTDEDITGLTAGVYTLTLTDSSPGSVVQSFTVAEPALLSAVVSASTNVACNGQSTGAVDVTISGGTGSYTFAWSNSATTEDLAAIPAGTYSLLVTDANACTATIPTFTIAEPATLTAVVTASTNVACNGQSTGAVNVTVSGGTGSYTFGWSNSATTEDLGSLAAGTYSLLVMDANSCTASIPDFTISEPALALSSAVTSSVNVLCNGQSTGSVDVLIAGGTGSYTFAWSHGATTEDLTGIPAGTYSLLVTDANLCTSTISNFSITEPALPLTAVVTASTNVLCNGQSTGAINITRTGGTAGYTYAWSNGATTEDLTGIPVGTYSLLVTDANLCTTTITNISLTQPTAVSAVVTASTNVLCKGVPTGSINITASGGVGSYSFLWNNFATTEDLTGLPASTYAVLVADGNSCTAVINNITIAEPALALSASVTSSVNVACNGNSTGSVNVLTVGGTPTYTFAWSNGATTEDLTAIVANTYSLLVTDANSCTTTISTFTITQPTALNAVVTASTNVLCNGALTGAIDVTPSGGTTNYTYAWSNGATTQDLSGVAATTYSLLVTDANACTKTITGISVTQPSAITLTLTNTHVSCFGLSDGTSTVAASGGNNSSYSYSWSTGSATNTATGLLNGTVYTVSVTDGNSCLKTATTSVTQPALLVNNITTTSVTCFGTSNGTATSGSVGGNGGYTYLWNDAVTTANRTGLDTNTVYTVTLTDSKGCKAINSFSLTGPTEIIFSHSISPSTCVSPDGTASIFNVSGGMGGYTYSWSPTGQTTATATGLTAANYNATVKDLNNCPVTKTVTVTNTSGFSISIATTSVTCNGYSDGMVNVVETGGNSPYIYAWNTSATAQALTGVSAGVYSATVTDDDGCVATDVQTLVEPTQYTVTAVVADITCFGDANGTIALSVSGSNGAPYTFNWNNGTYTTQSLSGLVPNTYSVVITDGNACTATFTDTISQPSQIIFALASDSVSCNGGINGKAYLTSITGGVGSTYQYLWNNTSTNDSITGLIANTYTLQVTDSLGCMVSKTVQVLQPSPLVVASVAGSTICIGQSVTLTASATGGNGGANFTWNPGSVNSYSVAVSPTTTTTYSVAVTDSKNCTSNIQTVLIHVNAPLTVSALASDAPCGGGVVTLTATASGGDGNYTYSWTPFSTSGAVISTSVTGTTSYSVSVTDNCGTASAMYNATINVATAGASVNFAPTPNPATLVDATVTANPDNTAFTTWLWNFGDGVKSISTEVNPSYVYTDTGSYVITLLATDNNGCTSTASQTVTVNPDFALQVTADGTAFAFTPNGDGLNDVFIPMGVGIDPNNYEITIYDRWGIVVFYTQLPTRAWNGTFENNGSNVLQQDVYVWVINTKDYQGNDYTFKGTVTLLK; this is encoded by the coding sequence ATGCAAAATACGTACACTAGATTATTTTTTCTATTTATTATAGCCTTCGTTTTTTCTCTTGGTTCTTATTCCCAATCAATTACTACAGATTCGGTAAATCCGGTGTCTTGTTTTGGTGGAGCTACTGGGTCTATATATATTACTCCGGGTGGAACACCCCCCTTTACATATTTGTGGGATAATGCTTCTACCGATGAAGATATTACTGGTCTGACAGCGGGTGTTTATACACTTACACTTACCGATTCGTCTCCTGGTTCTGTTGTTCAGAGTTTTACAGTTGCCGAGCCGGCTCTATTAAGCGCAGTGGTTTCAGCTTCTACTAATGTAGCATGTAACGGACAATCTACAGGTGCTGTTGATGTTACGATATCAGGAGGTACGGGGAGTTATACATTTGCATGGAGCAACTCCGCTACTACAGAAGATTTAGCCGCTATTCCGGCAGGAACCTATTCACTACTTGTTACAGATGCAAACGCTTGTACTGCAACAATTCCAACATTTACTATTGCTGAACCCGCAACGTTAACTGCTGTGGTAACGGCTAGTACCAATGTTGCATGTAATGGACAATCTACGGGTGCCGTGAATGTTACGGTTTCAGGAGGTACGGGAAGTTATACATTTGGATGGAGCAACTCTGCAACTACAGAAGATTTAGGCAGCTTGGCGGCAGGAACATATTCGTTGCTTGTGATGGATGCGAATAGTTGTACCGCAAGTATTCCTGATTTTACTATTTCAGAGCCTGCTTTGGCATTGAGTTCTGCAGTCACTTCAAGTGTAAATGTATTGTGTAACGGACAATCTACAGGTTCTGTTGATGTGCTTATAGCAGGAGGAACTGGAAGCTACACATTTGCTTGGAGCCATGGAGCTACAACAGAAGATTTAACGGGTATTCCGGCAGGAACATATTCGCTGCTTGTAACAGATGCAAATTTGTGTACATCCACTATTTCCAATTTTTCTATTACAGAACCGGCACTGCCTTTAACGGCAGTGGTAACAGCTAGCACCAACGTATTGTGTAATGGGCAGTCGACAGGTGCAATAAATATTACTCGAACAGGAGGAACAGCCGGTTATACTTATGCTTGGAGTAATGGAGCTACAACCGAAGATTTAACGGGTATTCCGGTAGGAACGTATTCGCTGCTTGTAACAGATGCAAATCTTTGTACAACTACCATAACAAATATTTCTTTAACACAACCAACTGCTGTTAGTGCTGTGGTTACAGCAAGTACAAATGTTTTGTGTAAAGGAGTTCCAACAGGTTCAATAAATATAACTGCCTCCGGAGGGGTTGGTTCATATAGCTTTTTATGGAATAATTTTGCTACCACAGAGGATTTAACCGGATTGCCAGCTTCAACTTATGCAGTGTTGGTTGCAGACGGAAACTCTTGTACTGCGGTAATTAATAATATTACGATTGCAGAGCCTGCATTAGCCTTAAGCGCTTCCGTAACCAGTAGTGTAAACGTTGCATGTAACGGAAACTCCACGGGGTCGGTTAATGTGCTTACAGTAGGGGGAACTCCAACCTATACGTTTGCATGGAGCAATGGAGCTACCACCGAAGATTTGACCGCTATTGTAGCAAATACTTATTCTTTATTGGTAACAGATGCCAACAGTTGCACCACTACTATTTCTACATTTACCATTACTCAGCCAACTGCGCTTAATGCCGTGGTAACAGCAAGCACCAATGTTCTGTGTAATGGTGCTTTAACCGGAGCAATAGACGTTACCCCATCCGGAGGAACCACAAACTATACCTATGCATGGAGCAATGGCGCAACAACACAAGATTTATCTGGAGTTGCGGCCACAACTTATTCATTGTTGGTTACAGATGCAAATGCTTGTACTAAAACAATTACAGGTATTTCCGTAACGCAACCAAGTGCAATAACACTAACTCTTACCAATACCCATGTATCCTGCTTTGGCTTGTCTGATGGAACATCTACTGTTGCTGCAAGTGGAGGTAATAATTCTAGCTATAGCTATTCTTGGAGTACTGGTTCTGCAACAAACACAGCTACCGGGCTTTTAAATGGTACGGTTTATACTGTTTCTGTAACTGATGGCAACAGCTGTTTGAAAACAGCCACTACATCTGTTACGCAGCCTGCCTTATTGGTAAACAACATTACTACTACTAGTGTTACTTGTTTTGGCACATCCAATGGAACTGCAACTTCGGGTTCAGTTGGTGGAAACGGTGGTTACACCTACCTTTGGAACGATGCTGTTACCACAGCCAACAGAACAGGTTTAGATACGAATACTGTTTACACCGTAACACTTACTGATAGCAAAGGCTGCAAAGCAATAAATTCTTTTTCGTTGACTGGACCTACAGAAATAATTTTTAGCCATTCTATTTCTCCGTCTACTTGTGTTAGTCCTGACGGAACAGCCAGTATTTTTAATGTGTCCGGAGGCATGGGTGGATACACCTATTCTTGGTCTCCAACAGGACAAACAACTGCAACAGCAACTGGATTAACAGCTGCCAATTACAATGCTACGGTTAAAGATTTGAATAATTGCCCCGTAACAAAAACGGTAACTGTTACTAATACTTCAGGCTTTTCTATTAGTATTGCAACCACATCTGTTACTTGCAACGGATACAGCGATGGAATGGTAAACGTAGTGGAAACAGGTGGAAACAGCCCTTATATTTACGCGTGGAATACTTCTGCTACAGCTCAAGCACTAACTGGTGTTTCGGCAGGGGTTTATTCCGCAACCGTAACAGATGACGATGGATGTGTTGCAACAGATGTTCAAACGCTGGTTGAGCCTACGCAATATACGGTAACCGCAGTAGTGGCTGATATTACTTGTTTTGGAGATGCCAATGGTACTATTGCACTTTCTGTTTCAGGTAGCAATGGCGCGCCTTATACCTTTAACTGGAATAATGGAACATACACAACTCAATCTTTATCGGGTCTTGTGCCTAATACCTATTCTGTTGTAATAACAGATGGAAATGCTTGTACAGCAACCTTTACAGATACAATCTCGCAACCTAGTCAAATTATATTTGCGCTCGCAAGCGATTCTGTTTCGTGTAACGGAGGTATTAACGGGAAAGCATACCTGACATCAATTACAGGTGGAGTTGGCTCAACCTATCAATACTTGTGGAACAATACATCAACCAACGATAGTATCACAGGACTTATTGCCAACACCTATACATTGCAAGTTACAGATTCGTTGGGTTGTATGGTTAGCAAAACAGTTCAAGTATTACAGCCTTCACCATTGGTTGTTGCGTCTGTTGCTGGTAGCACTATCTGTATAGGACAAAGTGTTACGCTTACTGCATCTGCCACCGGAGGAAATGGAGGGGCTAATTTCACCTGGAATCCGGGTTCTGTGAACTCCTATTCTGTTGCGGTTTCTCCAACAACAACAACAACCTATTCGGTAGCGGTAACTGACTCAAAAAATTGCACATCAAATATTCAAACCGTATTAATTCATGTAAATGCGCCATTAACAGTTAGCGCACTTGCATCCGATGCGCCTTGTGGCGGTGGTGTTGTAACACTTACTGCTACTGCTTCCGGAGGTGATGGTAATTATACATACAGCTGGACTCCTTTTAGTACAAGCGGTGCGGTGATTTCTACTAGCGTAACCGGTACTACTTCGTATTCGGTTTCTGTTACGGATAATTGTGGTACTGCATCGGCAATGTATAATGCTACTATAAATGTAGCCACTGCGGGTGCTAGTGTTAACTTTGCTCCAACGCCTAATCCAGCAACTTTAGTAGATGCTACAGTTACGGCTAATCCAGACAATACAGCCTTTACTACTTGGTTGTGGAATTTTGGAGATGGTGTAAAATCAATCTCAACGGAAGTGAATCCAAGCTATGTTTATACTGACACCGGATCTTATGTAATTACCTTACTGGCAACTGATAATAACGGTTGCACAAGTACTGCCTCGCAAACTGTTACAGTAAATCCTGATTTTGCCTTACAAGTTACTGCTGACGGTACTGCATTTGCTTTTACTCCTAACGGAGATGGATTAAATGATGTGTTTATTCCAATGGGAGTGGGTATAGATCCTAATAATTACGAAATAACAATTTACGACAGATGGGGAATTGTAGTGTTCTATACACAATTGCCAACTAGAGCGTGGAACGGAACATTTGAAAACAACGGAAGCAATGTATTACAACAAGATGTATATGTGTGGGTAATAAACACAAAAGATTACCAAGGAAACGATTATACATTTAAAGGAACCGTAACGCTTCTAAAATAA
- a CDS encoding TlpA family protein disulfide reductase, which produces MKRLVSVLVVVSLLIGGCSKKTTTKSVYGTLSNSSGESITLNALTPEGPQTIEITTIDENGNFSFVKPIDRVGFYQVFISEQNFATIVLDSAQQVEITGNAKDLGNTHRVKGSLDAELFWQMNEASKNNYRSRDSLTQVFQAFLNGGKASQTMIDSLSNVIDKEFNGLVQKHTNYLIDFVTKNPQSLSAIAAIQQLSSDNNFEQFEKVNQALKNKYPTSSYIKLFSESVEKASKLRAGSDAPEIVLNEPSGKPLALSSLRGKVVLLDFWASWCAPCRATNPQVVALYDKFKNKDFEIYAVSLDENKDKWIEAIAKDRLTWKHVSELKSWKSAVVEQYNFKSIPYNVLIGKDGKIVAKNLHDTDLENKVKELLGE; this is translated from the coding sequence ATGAAAAGGCTTGTTAGTGTACTCGTTGTAGTTAGTTTGTTGATTGGGGGATGTAGTAAAAAAACTACCACCAAAAGTGTGTATGGCACACTCAGTAATTCCAGTGGAGAGTCAATCACCCTAAATGCGCTAACTCCGGAAGGTCCACAAACTATTGAAATTACAACTATTGATGAAAATGGGAACTTTTCATTCGTTAAGCCAATTGATAGAGTGGGGTTTTACCAAGTGTTCATCTCCGAACAAAATTTTGCAACCATCGTTTTGGATAGTGCGCAGCAGGTAGAGATCACCGGCAATGCAAAAGATCTTGGGAATACCCATCGTGTAAAAGGTTCTTTAGATGCTGAGTTGTTTTGGCAAATGAATGAAGCCTCAAAAAATAATTACAGAAGCAGAGATTCGCTTACACAAGTGTTTCAAGCATTTTTAAATGGAGGTAAAGCATCCCAAACGATGATTGATTCGTTGAGTAATGTAATTGATAAGGAGTTTAATGGACTCGTGCAAAAACACACCAATTATCTTATTGATTTTGTTACTAAAAATCCTCAATCGTTAAGCGCTATTGCAGCCATTCAACAATTAAGCTCCGATAATAATTTTGAGCAATTCGAAAAGGTAAATCAAGCATTAAAAAATAAGTACCCTACATCTTCGTATATAAAACTTTTTTCCGAGTCTGTTGAAAAGGCATCTAAATTAAGAGCCGGGTCCGATGCTCCTGAGATAGTTTTAAACGAGCCGTCCGGTAAGCCTTTGGCATTAAGCAGTTTGAGAGGGAAGGTCGTGTTGCTCGATTTTTGGGCTTCTTGGTGTGCTCCTTGTAGAGCAACAAATCCGCAAGTTGTAGCACTGTACGACAAATTTAAAAATAAAGATTTTGAAATTTATGCTGTTTCGTTAGATGAAAATAAAGACAAATGGATAGAAGCTATTGCAAAGGATAGGTTGACATGGAAGCATGTGAGCGAGCTCAAATCGTGGAAATCGGCAGTTGTTGAGCAATACAACTTTAAATCAATTCCTTACAATGTGCTTATTGGAAAGGATGGCAAGATAGTTGCAAAAAATCTACACGATACCGATTTGGAAAACAAAGTAAAAGAGCTTTTAGGGGAATAA
- the gatB gene encoding Asp-tRNA(Asn)/Glu-tRNA(Gln) amidotransferase subunit GatB: MSVYDKYEAVIGLEVHMQLLTKSKAYSSDATEYGGLPNTQISPLTLGHPGTLPRTNKKVIEYAVKLGLACNCAITKENQYARKNYFYADLPKGYQITQDKTPICTGGFITIKQDDGSEKHIQLIRIHMEEDAGKSIHDQDAYDTLVDLNRAGVALLEMVSEPDIRSGEEAYKYLTEVRKLVRYLDICDGNMEEGSLRCDANISVRLKGDAKFGRRVEVKNMNSIRNVQRAIEFEVKRQIDATENGEHIAQDTRSFDATTGTTFIMRSKEMAHDYRYFPEPDLPPVIVTEEYIASIKAKLPALPNDLIKKYTTQLGLSAYDALVLTETKEIALYFEELTKQTKNYKAAANWVMGAVKSYLNENAIHISNFPVKVKQLADLIALIDANKVSNTVATQKIFPELVAGSAKSPLQIAEEKNLIQESDVDSLKQLVEQALQKYPEKITEYKNGKVSLLSLFMGEVMKLSKGKADPKVTSGLVKEMLDNHGI, from the coding sequence ATGAGTGTTTACGATAAATACGAAGCAGTTATTGGGTTGGAAGTACACATGCAATTGCTTACAAAAAGTAAAGCATATTCGTCTGATGCTACTGAATATGGAGGATTGCCCAACACACAAATTTCTCCCCTTACACTAGGGCATCCGGGCACATTGCCTAGAACCAACAAAAAAGTAATTGAGTATGCTGTAAAATTGGGCTTGGCTTGCAATTGTGCTATAACAAAGGAAAATCAGTATGCACGAAAAAATTATTTTTATGCCGATTTGCCAAAAGGCTATCAAATAACACAAGATAAAACACCTATTTGTACAGGTGGCTTTATTACTATAAAGCAAGACGATGGTTCCGAGAAACACATTCAGCTTATCCGTATTCACATGGAAGAAGATGCAGGGAAAAGCATACACGACCAAGATGCCTACGACACACTTGTTGATTTGAATAGAGCCGGAGTAGCCTTGTTAGAGATGGTTAGCGAACCTGATATTCGTAGTGGCGAGGAAGCATATAAGTACTTAACCGAAGTTAGAAAGTTGGTTCGCTATTTAGATATCTGCGATGGCAACATGGAAGAAGGCAGCTTGCGCTGTGATGCCAACATTTCTGTACGTTTAAAAGGGGATGCTAAATTTGGCAGAAGAGTAGAGGTTAAGAACATGAACTCTATTCGTAATGTGCAACGTGCTATTGAGTTTGAAGTAAAAAGACAAATTGATGCCACCGAAAACGGAGAGCACATAGCACAGGATACACGCAGCTTTGATGCTACCACAGGTACAACATTTATAATGCGAAGTAAAGAAATGGCGCACGATTACCGCTATTTCCCGGAACCGGACTTGCCTCCTGTTATTGTAACCGAAGAGTACATTGCAAGCATAAAAGCTAAGCTGCCTGCGCTGCCAAATGATTTGATAAAAAAATATACAACCCAATTAGGGTTGTCTGCCTACGATGCACTAGTTCTTACCGAGACAAAAGAAATTGCTCTTTATTTCGAGGAACTTACCAAACAAACTAAAAATTACAAAGCCGCTGCCAATTGGGTTATGGGAGCTGTTAAATCTTATTTGAACGAAAACGCCATACATATTTCTAATTTTCCTGTGAAAGTGAAACAGCTTGCAGACCTTATTGCGCTTATAGATGCAAATAAAGTGAGTAATACCGTTGCAACACAAAAAATATTTCCTGAGTTAGTGGCCGGCTCTGCGAAATCTCCTTTGCAAATTGCCGAGGAGAAGAATCTAATTCAAGAAAGTGATGTAGATTCTCTGAAACAATTGGTAGAGCAGGCATTGCAAAAATACCCCGAAAAAATTACAGAATATAAAAATGGCAAAGTGAGCTTACTTAGCTTGTTTATGGGTGAAGTAATGAAATTGTCGAAAGGTAAGGCCGATCCAAAGGTTACAAGTGGATTGGTAAAAGAGATGTTGGATAATCATGGTATTTAA
- the lpxK gene encoding tetraacyldisaccharide 4'-kinase, translated as MKLLRTLLFPLSILFYLAIWIRNKLYEYRILKSTKFSIPVVCIGNLSTGGTGKTPHTEYLIRLLQETNKKIATLSRGYGRNTNGFRLVAENDSAALVGDEPLQLKNKFPAIDVAVCEDRVAGINQLLAFNPKLDIVLLDDAFQHRAVTPSFSILLTDYANLYCNDFILPAGNLREPRSVAARAAAVVVTKCPMNISAKEMTLITQKIKKTNTQRIFFSHIKYGELVSLANGTILKALPSKIISVSGIAHPEVFLEHLRQKGNLIKSFVYSDHYDFSERDIVSIVSFYKMNKAEELAIVTTEKDAMRLRKFNKQLADIPVYYVPIEVSFIDKEFDSYFLKKV; from the coding sequence ATGAAGCTCCTTCGAACACTTTTATTCCCCTTATCTATACTATTTTATCTGGCAATCTGGATACGAAATAAACTGTATGAGTATAGAATTTTAAAGTCAACAAAGTTTTCCATTCCTGTTGTTTGTATAGGCAATCTTTCCACTGGTGGTACAGGAAAAACACCCCATACAGAGTATTTAATTCGTTTATTGCAAGAAACAAATAAAAAAATTGCAACACTCAGTCGTGGGTATGGCAGAAATACCAATGGCTTTAGACTGGTGGCTGAAAATGATTCTGCTGCGCTTGTGGGAGACGAACCGTTGCAATTAAAAAATAAATTTCCTGCGATTGATGTTGCCGTTTGCGAAGATCGTGTAGCAGGTATCAATCAATTGCTTGCATTCAATCCTAAGCTCGATATTGTATTATTAGACGATGCCTTTCAGCACAGAGCTGTAACTCCAAGTTTTTCTATACTTCTAACTGATTATGCTAATTTGTATTGCAATGATTTTATTTTGCCCGCAGGGAATCTTCGAGAACCAAGAAGTGTTGCGGCTAGAGCAGCAGCAGTTGTTGTTACTAAGTGTCCTATGAATATTTCTGCTAAAGAGATGACGCTGATAACACAAAAGATAAAGAAAACAAACACCCAAAGGATTTTCTTTTCACACATAAAATATGGCGAATTAGTAAGCCTTGCAAATGGTACTATTCTAAAGGCGTTACCTTCTAAAATAATTTCAGTGTCCGGAATAGCGCATCCGGAAGTGTTTTTGGAGCACCTCCGCCAGAAAGGGAATTTAATCAAGTCTTTTGTTTACTCCGACCACTATGACTTTTCTGAGCGTGATATTGTTTCAATCGTTTCTTTTTACAAGATGAATAAAGCGGAGGAATTGGCTATTGTAACTACAGAGAAAGATGCCATGCGGTTAAGAAAGTTTAATAAACAGCTTGCAGATATTCCTGTTTACTATGTTCCAATAGAGGTAAGTTTTATTGACAAAGAATTCGATTCATACTTCTTAAAGAAAGTGTGA
- a CDS encoding nucleotidyltransferase domain-containing protein, producing the protein MVLKDKYRQHLETIFSSVEIPIEVWAHGSRVDGTAHEGSDLDLVVRTKNLEQLPMDVLLAIKEKIKESNIPIVVEVFDWSRLPEYFQKNIIAKHIVLFSNM; encoded by the coding sequence ATGGTGCTAAAGGATAAATACAGGCAACATTTAGAAACAATCTTTTCGAGTGTAGAAATACCTATAGAAGTATGGGCGCACGGAAGCCGTGTTGATGGAACAGCGCACGAAGGAAGTGATTTGGACTTAGTTGTTAGAACAAAAAATCTTGAGCAACTTCCAATGGATGTGTTGCTAGCAATAAAAGAAAAAATAAAAGAAAGTAATATTCCTATTGTAGTTGAAGTATTCGACTGGTCAAGGCTTCCGGAGTATTTCCAGAAAAATATAATTGCTAAACACATTGTGTTATTCAGTAACATGTAA
- a CDS encoding nucleotidyltransferase substrate binding protein, translating to MHTIDTTYYNRCIATLNKAYAALITTNPTTIDYEIYRSACIKEFEIILEQSGKLLKKILKPYFHSSREVDKLYFKDLFRQAVLRSIISDETCERWLQYRDNRNNTAHDYGVNFAEETIKLLPKFIEDATHLSEAINLSNNGAKG from the coding sequence ATGCACACAATAGATACTACTTATTACAACAGATGTATTGCTACTTTGAACAAGGCTTATGCTGCGCTTATTACAACAAATCCTACAACAATTGACTACGAGATATACCGATCGGCCTGCATAAAAGAGTTTGAAATAATATTAGAGCAAAGTGGAAAGCTTCTAAAAAAAATATTAAAACCCTACTTTCATTCATCAAGGGAAGTGGATAAGTTATACTTTAAAGATTTGTTCAGACAAGCTGTTTTGAGAAGCATCATTAGCGATGAAACCTGCGAACGTTGGCTCCAATACAGAGATAATAGAAATAATACCGCGCACGATTACGGAGTTAACTTTGCGGAAGAAACTATCAAGTTGTTACCTAAATTCATAGAAGACGCTACACATCTTTCTGAAGCTATTAATCTATCGAACAATGGTGCTAAAGGATAA